From one Synechococcus sp. WH 8016 genomic stretch:
- a CDS encoding GTP 3',8-cyclase MoaA, with protein sequence MMKPSAVIDLLARPLGVLRLSLTARCNLACRYCCPESIEPPGLLSTRDQLRLIHAACQLGAHTLRLTGGEPLLTDRLWPLLDQLSLARQKVVHPFSRLKDVAITTNGSLLNDEKARRLRDMGVDRITISLDAVDGASIARMAGLRSGPEAGKALIQRVLAGIDAARAAGFNPARGRLKLNAVIQRGQNDDQLIPLARFARTQGLPLRLIEYMDVGNRNGWCRDQVMPASEMIQLLHSHWPLQSLGRQPGGTSGQWIYEDGEGSVATIASITEPFCSDCNRLRITADGQAFTCLFASEGLDLRRWLREDVSDSVLTEVMTGLWTRRLDRFSEQRGLEQPANHHAEMAYLGG encoded by the coding sequence ATGATGAAGCCATCAGCTGTCATTGATCTCCTTGCTAGGCCGCTGGGAGTTTTAAGGTTGTCTCTAACTGCAAGATGTAACTTAGCGTGCCGATATTGCTGTCCAGAAAGCATTGAGCCTCCAGGTTTGTTGTCCACTCGCGATCAACTTCGCTTGATCCATGCGGCCTGTCAGTTAGGAGCCCATACGCTTCGACTAACAGGTGGTGAACCTTTGCTCACCGATCGCCTTTGGCCGCTTCTTGATCAACTCTCGCTTGCAAGGCAGAAGGTTGTTCATCCTTTTAGTCGTTTGAAAGACGTGGCTATCACCACCAATGGTTCTCTCCTCAATGATGAGAAGGCGAGACGGTTGCGCGATATGGGAGTGGATCGCATCACAATTAGCTTGGATGCCGTTGATGGAGCAAGTATTGCCCGTATGGCTGGCTTGCGTTCTGGTCCTGAGGCGGGGAAGGCTCTCATTCAGCGCGTCTTGGCGGGAATTGATGCAGCTCGTGCTGCGGGATTCAATCCTGCGCGAGGTCGTCTCAAGCTAAATGCCGTGATCCAACGCGGTCAAAATGATGATCAGCTGATTCCATTGGCGCGTTTTGCAAGGACACAAGGATTGCCATTGCGTTTGATCGAATATATGGATGTAGGCAATCGAAATGGTTGGTGTCGGGATCAAGTTATGCCGGCCAGTGAGATGATTCAGCTTCTTCACAGCCATTGGCCGCTTCAATCCCTTGGTCGTCAACCTGGTGGAACAAGTGGTCAATGGATCTACGAAGATGGTGAAGGTTCTGTTGCCACCATTGCCTCAATTACAGAACCCTTCTGTTCTGATTGCAACCGTCTTCGGATTACTGCAGATGGTCAAGCATTTACCTGTCTCTTTGCCAGTGAAGGCCTTGATTTGCGCCGATGGCTTCGAGAGGATGTCTCCGATTCTGTGCTTACAGAGGTGATGACTGGTCTGTGGACGCGCCGTTTAGATCGTTTTAGTGAACAGCGTGGGTTAGAGCAGCCAGCAAACCATCACGCTGAGATGGCTTATTTGGGTGGATGA
- a CDS encoding molybdenum cofactor guanylyltransferase yields the protein MDLPMLQGLRACVLSGGMSCRMGRDKSLLAHPQGGCWLTHSIGLCRHLDLPVDVVSSISSHRQLVSTLKGVDCKSDPFPGQGPLAALSAVFGQAKVLALLVLPVDMPCLDSSTLVRLIHAWQEQPSVAVVSHDGNQLQPLFAVYPNHSVYRDALWSQLAADRLSMHDWLGRVPHRVLALPYGALRNLNCPADLGTLEE from the coding sequence ATGGACCTGCCAATGCTGCAAGGACTTCGCGCTTGTGTGCTTAGTGGAGGGATGAGTTGTCGCATGGGAAGAGACAAATCTCTTCTTGCTCATCCACAAGGTGGCTGTTGGTTGACGCACAGTATTGGTTTGTGCCGTCATCTAGATCTGCCAGTTGATGTGGTGAGTTCAATCTCGAGTCATCGTCAGTTGGTGTCGACGCTTAAAGGTGTTGACTGCAAGTCTGACCCTTTTCCCGGTCAGGGCCCTTTGGCTGCGTTGTCGGCGGTTTTTGGTCAGGCGAAGGTGCTCGCTCTACTGGTCCTTCCAGTTGATATGCCTTGCTTGGACTCTTCGACCCTGGTCCGGCTGATTCATGCTTGGCAGGAGCAGCCTTCTGTGGCTGTGGTTTCACATGACGGAAACCAGCTTCAGCCTTTGTTTGCTGTTTATCCCAACCACAGTGTCTATCGCGATGCCTTGTGGAGTCAGTTGGCTGCTGATCGACTGAGCATGCATGATTGGCTTGGGAGGGTGCCGCATCGGGTGCTTGCCTTGCCTTATGGGGCTTTGCGAAATCTCAACTGTCCTGCTGATCTAGGAACCCTTGAGGAATGA
- a CDS encoding MFS transporter, with the protein MLGELWSFQGRYRTLHLTWFAFFLTFVVWFNLAPLATTVKADLGLTLGQIRTVAICNVALTIPARVLIGMLLDKYGPRLTYSSLLVFSVIPCLMFASAQDFNQLVVARLLLSIVGAGFVIGIRMVAEWFPPKEIGLAEGIYGGWGNFGSAFSALTLVGLAGWLSFSGGFELPSGAVLNWRGAIALTGIISAVYGFIYYFNVSDTPPGKTYQKPERTAGLEVTSMRDFWGLLGMNVPFAAILCVLCWRLQKVGFLNAGTYPLALAAVLIWFIFQTWGIIRTNRELIMGTKTYPKEDRYEFKQVAILELTYIVNFGSELAVVSMLPTFFETTFDLPKATAGILASCFAFVNLVARPAGGLISDKLGSRKNTMAFLTGGLGIGYLVMSMIKPGTFSGTTGIIIAVLITMLASFFVQSGEGATFALVPLVKRRVTGQVAGLVGAYGNVGAVTYLTIFSLLPMWMGGGKDPSPEIIAASNSAFFQVLGVAGLIVAFFCFFFLKEPKGSFDDLHEGETSTPEFANS; encoded by the coding sequence ATGCTTGGAGAACTCTGGTCGTTCCAGGGGAGATATCGAACTCTTCATCTCACCTGGTTCGCATTTTTTCTGACCTTTGTCGTCTGGTTCAACCTGGCGCCTTTGGCAACCACCGTTAAAGCCGATTTGGGTTTAACTCTCGGTCAAATCCGCACCGTTGCGATCTGCAACGTGGCTCTCACGATCCCAGCCCGCGTTCTGATTGGAATGCTCCTCGACAAATACGGGCCTCGACTGACCTATTCCAGCCTGCTGGTTTTTTCGGTCATTCCTTGCCTGATGTTCGCCTCAGCCCAAGACTTCAATCAACTCGTGGTGGCACGCCTGCTGTTATCCATCGTGGGTGCAGGCTTTGTGATCGGGATCCGCATGGTTGCCGAATGGTTCCCTCCGAAAGAGATTGGCCTAGCTGAGGGGATTTATGGCGGTTGGGGCAATTTCGGATCAGCGTTCTCGGCCTTAACACTCGTAGGACTAGCCGGATGGCTCTCGTTCTCAGGCGGGTTTGAACTTCCCTCAGGCGCTGTCCTTAATTGGCGTGGTGCAATTGCTCTGACGGGAATTATTTCTGCTGTATACGGCTTTATTTATTACTTCAACGTTAGCGATACACCCCCTGGAAAAACTTATCAAAAGCCTGAGCGCACAGCTGGATTGGAAGTCACATCAATGCGTGATTTCTGGGGATTGTTAGGAATGAATGTTCCGTTTGCAGCCATTCTTTGTGTCCTCTGCTGGCGCTTACAAAAGGTTGGTTTCCTGAATGCAGGAACGTATCCACTGGCGTTAGCTGCGGTTCTTATCTGGTTTATCTTTCAAACCTGGGGAATCATTCGCACCAATCGAGAACTGATCATGGGTACAAAAACATACCCGAAAGAAGATCGCTACGAATTCAAGCAGGTTGCCATCCTTGAACTCACATACATTGTGAATTTTGGATCAGAGTTGGCCGTTGTTTCAATGTTGCCAACATTTTTCGAAACCACTTTTGATCTCCCCAAAGCAACCGCTGGAATCCTTGCCTCCTGCTTTGCTTTTGTGAATCTTGTCGCTCGCCCCGCTGGTGGTCTGATCTCCGACAAACTTGGCAGTCGTAAAAACACAATGGCGTTCTTAACTGGCGGTCTGGGTATTGGTTACCTCGTCATGAGCATGATCAAACCTGGCACATTCAGCGGAACCACAGGGATCATCATCGCTGTGTTGATCACCATGCTGGCCTCTTTCTTCGTTCAATCAGGAGAAGGAGCTACCTTTGCACTCGTTCCTTTGGTGAAGCGACGCGTCACAGGCCAAGTTGCTGGTTTGGTTGGCGCCTATGGCAACGTCGGAGCTGTAACTTACCTCACAATTTTTAGTTTGCTTCCGATGTGGATGGGTGGGGGTAAAGATCCTTCTCCAGAAATCATCGCAGCCTCCAATAGTGCTTTCTTCCAAGTCTTGGGGGTCGCTGGCCTGATTGTTGCTTTCTTCTGCTTCTTCTTCCTCAAAGAACCCAAAGGTTCCTTCGATGACTTGCATGAAGGAGAAACATCGACTCCTGAATTCGCCAACAGCTGA